From Bubalus bubalis isolate 160015118507 breed Murrah chromosome 17, NDDB_SH_1, whole genome shotgun sequence:
GGATGGAAGGACGTGTGTCCTCGCCCTGGCGGAGGAGACCCAGGATGGGGAGGCTGGAGCCCTGAGTGCAGATCTGGGCTCAGAACAGCAGCAGGAAGGGCTGAGTGGCCAGCACTCCAGCCGTGAGTGATCCTGACTCTGAGATCAGCTCAGCCGGGGTGGGTGAAGGGGAGGCTGTGGGCACAGGGGCCCCTATGAGGAAGGGCAGGCAGGCCCTGGATGCAGTGGGGGAGCTTTGAGGGCGCCCCAGTGAATGAGGGAGGCGCAGAGTGTGGCGATGGCACAGTGCTCTGGCGCCGGGTCCTGAGTGTTTGTGAtggagggatgtgtgtgtgtgtgtgtgtgtgtgtgtgtgatatggaggtgtgtgtgtgtgtatgtgtgatggaggggtgtgtgtgtgttagcggggtgtgtgtttgtatgtgtgtgtgtgatagcgggatgtgtgtgtgtgtgtgtgtgtgtgtgtgtttgtgtgtgagatgGAGGTGGGTGTGGAGCAGGAAGGGCTGGAGGAGTGTCAAGATCACAGCCTTTACTTTGGGCAGAAGGAACAATCTGGGACCTGCAGGCAAGGCTTCCTCTGTGTTTCCCTAGTGCCTCAGAGGCTCAGAAAGAACTGGCCCACAGTTGACCCCTAAATATATCCTTTGGATTTGGTGTAAATTCCTGCTCTCTGATCCTCCGGAAGCTGAGCAGGCCTCCCTGTGGGCTTGTTGTGGGCATCGCTGGCCACTCGCTGTGGACGCACCCTCCACCACCCACCCTCACTGTCAGCCTCGTCTGAATTATTATCATTTCCTCCATTTCCCTGAACTTGACACGGTGACCCGAGGGACAACACCAGTTCCAGGGGTATCCCAGCCGTGTTGACAACACTGGCTGGAGGCTTCATCCTTCTCTGACACCCACGTCCTCATTTTCACCAGGAGGCACCAGGATGCGGAAAGTAAAGCAGTGTAACCCAGGACACAGAGAGTTTTGTAAAGGCCCCTCTGCCGTGTGTGCGAGGTCACACTTCAGGTTTTGGCATCAGACTCATGAGTTACAGACACCCAGTCGTGGAgtctgcagctgctgtggaaggCAACCAGGAGTCGGACACGGTGAGGAGCCGGCtgtggaggaggctggggagtgGCGGGGAGGTGGAGGGCATGGGTCCACCCCGAGGGAGCCTTGGGCAGGCTTCAATCTCAGTGAGGGCGAAAGACCTGGGCTCAGTTGAGCGGTTCCTTCtcctgctccaggagatgctgCCACAGAAGTGGTGACAAAGAATGGGTGGGAGGAGGGCTGCGAGGCCCCAGGACCCGCCCTCAGAGCTTCTCAGCCTGAGTCTTCATCTCTGACCACGAACATCCTTTTAATGGGGCGTGGTTTTCTGCTACTGAACGTGGAGTGGCCTCTCAGGCCacctgtgcccacgcagccaccgcttcttttttgggtgtttgttctaaaaggtcttgtaggtcttcatagaaccattcaacttcagcttcttcagcgttactggttggggcattgctgggagccaccacgggagatcccacccatgacaaaggtcatgcggagagaacctgacaggcaaaggtggatcaggcctcaagggaccccctggatcttctcgagcatctaccccaaaaccagaatctgtctgtcttactcttttgtgcctttcaccaactcttctgacattaacagggggctatccccgaccacctttctctggaaaaagtcaacttagggctttagttaataagtctcctgggcatgaaaggaatatttctattttaacccctctgttggcattctagcttgcctgacaggtttatccatactcttgcagTTAACACACATGTTTGTTCACTactccccaaccttgaaaggcacgggaagccaaaacattctaaaagccctaatgagcatagagtcctttaaaggatgaaaaattatcagaatagatagtactggtaaagggcttcattattgggctaatgcttgctgccaagttcccatatctcttatccattgtgcacctgggagtgcattagttaacatagttggaatgtaagaaaaacaagtagcagccttggaattaaccacatcagacctttgagctaattggttctttctttgttgtgaccctCTGCACCCTTGCtccgtgagaatgtaactctgtttagtactttctgaggctgggagaaataaagaagaaacacttcaaggaaaaataagttttctggttgagcagcctttatcaaaaaagggtcataaaatgtccacaggcctctaaggccagaagatattgtacacaacattgtttatgggaaaggtatgcagaaaaaatcctggttttgataaagacaaaacagatgtaatgtttgggctgactctgtatgactttgcgtttttcatttccctctatgtacaagttaaggtataaaagttccttttgaaaataaagttatgggcctcgctcaccgaAGCTTAGTCTCCCCGTGTcatgcttttctccttttctttccttttctctctctgttctcctttcaggatgactccttggaacacaggagctttattggctttctgtgttaatcaaggaagatcaagcctctgTTCTCTTTGCTTTGCTATCCTTTCGTCTAtgccgtcatcctgagggtacccctggatcctgctggggctggacctcagcagggcatagacttggattactgtgatattgaatggattgccttggaaatgaacagagatcattctgtcatttttgagattgcatccaagtactgcatttaggactcttgttgaccatgatggctactccatttcttctaagggattcctgcccgcagtagtagatataatggtcatctgagttaaattcacccattccagtccattttagttcgctgattctgagaatgtcaacgttcactcttgccatcccctgtttgaccacttccaatttgccttgattcttggacctaacattccatgttcctatgcaatattgctctttacagcatcggaccttgcttctatcaccagtcacatccacaactgggtattgtttttgctttggctccatcccttcattctttctggagttatttctccactgatctccagtagcatattgggcacctaccgacctggggagttccttttgagtatcctatcattttgccttttcatacttttcatggggttctcaagacaagaatactgaagtgttggccattcccttctctagtggaccacattctgtcagacctctccaccatgacccacccatcttgggtggccccacagggcatggctttagtttcattgagttagaccaggctgtggtccatgtgattagaatgactagttttctgtgattatggtttcagtgtgtgtgccctctgatgctctctggCAACacttactgtcttacttgggtttctcttaccttggacaaggggtatctcctcactgccacccctcttgagaaacctatatgcaggtcaggaagcaacagttagaactggacatggaacaacagactggttccaaataggaaaaggagtatgtcaaggctgtatattgtcaccctgcttatttaacttatatgcagagtacatcatgagaaacgctgggctggatgaagcacaagctggaatcaagattgctgggagaaatatcaataactcagatatgcagatgacaccacccttatggaggaAGGTGAagaggactaaaaagcctcttgatgaaagttaaagaggagagtgaaaaagttggctttaagctcaacattcaaaaggaagatcatggcatctagtcccatcacttcatgggaaatagatggggaaacagtggaaacagtgtcagactgtattttgaggggctccaaaatcactgaagatggtgattgcagccataaaattaaaagatgcttactccttggaagaaaagttatgaccaacttagacagcatattcaaaaacagagacattactttgccaacaaaggtccgtctagcctatgcttattccagtggtcatgtatggatgtgagagttagactgtgaagaaagctgctgctaccactgctgctaagtcgcttcagtcgtggctgactctgtgcgaccccatagacagcagcccatcaggctcccccatccctgcgattcacaaggcaagaacactggagtgggttgccattgccttttccaatgcatgaaagtgaagagtgaaagtgaagtcgttcagtcgtgtccgactcttagcgaccccttggactgcagcctaccagtctcctccatccatgggattttccaggcaagagtactggagtggggtgccattgccttctgcagaagaaatctgagcaccgaagaattgatgcttttgcactgtggtgttgaagaagactcttgagagtcccttggactgcaaggagatccaaccagtccattctgaaggagatcagtcttgggtgttctgtggaaggactgatgttaaagctgaaactccagaactttggccacttcatgcgaagagttgactcattggaaaagaccctgatgctgggagggattgggggcaggacaagaaagggatgacagaggatgagatgcctggatggcatcaccgactcgatggacgtgagtttgagtgaactccgggagttggtgatggacagggaggcctggcatgctgcaattcatggggtcgcaaagagtcggacacgactgagcaactgaactgaactgactttgtgCACCTGAGAATCTGGACCAGGGAACTCAGCGTTCATGTGGCCCTGGAGCTTCCTGAGTTAGCTCACTGCATACCCCAGAGGGCAGGAACGTCCCTTCACTTCTGCCCTGGGTGATGTTCCCTCCCTCCTAGTCCTCCTCGGGTGGTCCCCTCTTCTCCTTACTCAGAGGGGGGCGCTAAGCACCAAGGCTGAGCCTGGAGGCGGGGGCCTGATCTGGGTTCttgggggcggggcctgcagCCCAGGTGGGAGGAGCCTGGCTCCCTCTGGGGTCCTGGTATCTCCCTTCCCAGTGGAGCAGCCCCTCCTGGGACAGCAGAGGGCGCTGCAGGGCCGCTCTGGAGGAGCTGAGGCTGTACTCCCAGCTGGACAACCACACCCTCTGGCTCCCAGGCAGGTGCCCTGTGCCCCAGGCTCCGTGGGGTCCCTGAGGAGTCCCTGACCAGGCCAGGCCAGCCCCACCCACAACAGGCCCCACACCCAGCAGGTGGGCAGACTCAGAGGACAAGGCAGGGGGGGCAGTTATGGGAGGGACCGATTTGCATGGCGACCTTGCCTCCCCAGGCTGTGGGAGGGATAAAGGAGCCCAGAGGGGCTGTGTCTGCTGAGAGACTGGAAGGAGGGACTCAGCGAGTACCCCCACCATGGCCTGGACCCCTGTCGTCCTCAGCCTCCTCGCCCACTGCACAGGTCACTGGATTCTCGGGGTTTGGGGACATGGCCCCAGTGGGACCCAGGGCTCTGTTCTTTACCCCTGGAGCCCAGACGGTGCTGCGGGACCCAGCCCCACcatccccgtgtctttctttcctttctgcagggTCCTGGGCACAATCCGGGCTGACCCAGGAGGCCTCCGTGTCACGGTCACTGGGTCAGTCGGTCACCCTCACCTGCACTGGGAGCAGCAACAACGTTGGATTCTATGGTGCGGGCTGGTTTCAACACCACCCAGGTGCTGTCCCCAGAACCGTGATGCGGGGAAGTTCTCGGTCCTCAGGCCTCCGGGCCCGGCTCTCGGGCTCCCGTTCTGGCTCCACCACCTTGCTGAGCATCTCTGGGCTGCAGGCTGAGGACGAGGCTGACTATTACTGTTCCTCGTGGGCCCACAGCCTCAGTGCTCCCGCAGTGCCCAGGGCTGTGGGGAAGAGCGACAAAAACCTCCCGCTGGCTGATGGCTCTTTGTGGTTGACGGGTGTCCAACAGCAGTGGGAGGACTGGGTTCTCTGTTATTTCTTCCTCCCCACACTGGAGGGTCTGGAGCTGGGGTCTCAGCACATCCCGTTCTGGGATCTGTCTGAGGGCCGCTTCCATGCTGGTCTCACGTCCACTCTGTGTCAGCTCCATGGATCCCCTGAGAATCATGAGGTGAGAGACTGCTCCCCAGGCTCACACCCTCTGCACCTGGGAATCATTGGCATACACTTAACCACAGTGTGAAGAATCATTCACATCACTGGACACGAGGCTGACCTTTCATTTTGGTCCTGGGAAGCATTCTATAAGCCCCAGGGATGTCCTGTCCGAGAGAAGGGTCTATGTCTGGTAACCTTGGACTGGTCAGATGGGGTTCAGGTAGGCAACTCTGGGTCAAGTTCAATGCGGTCCTAAACATAGAGACAATAATtacaaataataacaataaagaaaaatttgaaagttaTTAGTTCTTATCAATCCTGGCCTTGGGTCTGTTAAGATACTTTATATtaatactgttcagttcagttcagtcactcagttgtgtccgactctttgcggccccatgaattgcagcatgccaggcctccctgtccatcaccaactcccggagttcactcagactcacgtccattgagtcagtgatgctatccagccatctcatcctctgccgtccccttctcctcctgcccccaatccctcccagcatcagagtcttttccaatgagtcaactcttcgcatgaggtggccaaagtactggagtttcagctttagcatcattcctttcaaagaaatcccagggctgatctcgttcagaatggactggttggatctccttgcagtccaagggactctcaagagtcttctccaacaccacagttcaaaagcatcaattcttcagcgctcagccttcttcacagtccaactctcacatccatacatgaccacaggaaaaaccatagccttgacttaggtaggtagaatagggaaacgaagtccaaaatggcggtggctaaaagacaaggaagggaaaagcccgtaaAAATAGGACaaaagaaggtccgaggaccagagtgaagactttaggtagaacaaacagcactcctggctaagcccgatttgcatagggcaggcccaggtggaggaaaaaacacataaaaggaggagccaaagctctttctctctctctttctctcctgcgTGCATgcgctctttctctctccctccctcccccgcgctcctccactctcttctcttggagtctttgggttggcatgccctcacactTCAAGGATGGagtctcctgctatcttctaaataaatacaactgtaacactgatttgcctaagagctacaACACGGTTTGTctaagacccgagagctgtgacgtgccgagggctttaatgtccatcgctcCAAATCTTTATTGTGAAGAGACAAAGAACCGCGCAACACACACTCGCATGACATAAAGATCTCaaaaattttgagattttaagCTGTttgtttggggtaatttgttatgcagcagtagtTCATTAATGCACTGCCAACTTTGGGTGATGTCTTTATCCAGGGGCGCCTGTCCATTTGGTCCAATTTTAGCCAGAATCTGCTAAGTCAGTTTAGAAAAAATACCCCACCCTTGATCCGACCACCCTCAGTATCAGCTCAAATTCCTTATCACTCACCTCAGTATCTTATTAGCCTTGCCTCGGCAAGGTTTCTCTCAGTTAAGCCAGGACCCACCCTCACCCTTATGATCCTCTGAGTAAGTTTCCATCCACTGACATCCACCCTGTTGCTGTTCATTGCTTTTCAGTCTCCCAgcctctctttgcaaccccatgaacccacCCTGTCCTTAGCTGTAAATCTCAGCTGTGTCCCTGCTGGAGTCAGACTTAAGCTCAATCTCTCTCCCCGATTATAAGACCCCACTGTAGTACTCTTACCTTGAATAAAGTTTTTCTTACCACTTTTACTTCAGTTCGGgaatgaactgaatgaactgcctggaatgtgggagacccaggttcaatccctgggtccggaagatcccctggagaaggaaatggcaacccactccagtactcttgccaggagaattccatggagggaggagcctggtaggctacagtccatgggttcgcaaagagtcggacacgacagagcgacttcactcagttcagttcagacttagttcagttcagttcagtcactcgatcGTCTCCAAttccttgcgacctcatgaatcgcagcacgccaggcctccctgtccatcacaaactcccggagttcactcagactcatgtccatcgagtcagtgatgccatctagccatctcatcctctgtcgtccccttcttctcctgcccccaatccctcccagcatcagggtcttttgccacaagtcaactcttcgcatgagttggccaaagtactggagtttcagcttccgcctcagtccttccaaggaaagaATCTAGGGCAGCCCTTCCTTCCTGACTTTCCCCACCGTGACCATTCCCCGAGCGCATCACCAGGGGGCGCTGTGGACCTGCTCAGAACTGGCCGACCCCGAACACACCAGATGGTCCCCTGACCCTGCACCAGGGCTCACTGGACTGAGCTGGACATGACAGCAGGTGCTTCCTCTCAGGGGACTAACCCAGAGCCCCGACCCCCCAGGCCTCCTGCTGGGAGTGAAGCTGCACACGGAGCCCAGGAGTCACACCTGGAGGGTGATGGGCTCAGGGCATCATCAggccccaccctcttccccaggAGCAGAGGAGGGGAGCAGCCCCCAAGCCCAACCCTTGCACCCCCCCCCCACATCCTCTTCTGctcctctcttgctctttcctaAGAGCACCCCTCTGATCCATGACTTTTCTCCCCAGTCCTGGGCTCCTCTCTAAAACCCTTCACCAGCGACCTCCTCCTCCAGATCAACGTCACTCTATCAGGTCATGGGTCGGTTTCCAGGCTTCCTTGACCAGACGCTCACTTCCTTGTCCTCCCTTGCAACCTCTCTAGCCCTCCTACCAGAGAAGCCTCAGGTCTCCAGACTTCAGGTGTGACCCCAGCTCATCCCCTCCCGGCCAGGGCTGTCACTGCTGCCTTACCTGGACCTCCTTTCACTCAGCTTATCTTCCTATGGTCACTTCTGAGTGTCCGAGGTCAGCAGACCTGACCTGTCACGCACGTTCCCTCAACTCAGCTCTGAACTGACCTATGGCTCCCATACCTCAGCCTGCCCTGTTTTCACAGGCTGCTCAGAGATAAGCACTCCCCGGTGGAGAGGCAATATGTGGCAAAAAGGGCTGGTTCTAGCCCTACCTTACTCAAAGTCCAAACAAATTAGGAATGCAAATatctatgtaaaaatatttttactggataatatttaaaattcccTAGGATACCTATGaagtcaattaaaaagaaatttttaataaaaaaagaacttaCAATGATAGTTTTCCAAAACTGTATCCTTGtgaatgaaaaattaagagaGAACATAGATTTTCCATCAGTTTAATTCATGCACAGATTTTAAGGAATGACTGTAGATTTTCACTATCCATTACGACATTTGGTTCATTTAAAATCTCACACACGCAGCGTGTAACACCTTACCAGTGCAGGGCAAGCTACAGTCAACCGTTCTTTTCCAACCAATCACTTCGACCTCTTCCTTCTCTAACCTGCTATTTGGGATGGTAGGGCCTAACAGCTATTATGTATCAGGATCCCTGGGGACACATGCTGCTCAGAGCCCTTCAGAGTCTCAATACAAACTGCTAGGAGCATCACCAGGCCTGCTCCCTGCAGCCGGTGCCCTGTGCCTGCAGGAGAGACGCCCAGGAGGGGCCACTTCATAAGACAGGCCATGGGACAGGGTCCAGAGTGTGGAAGGCTTCACACACAgtaagttctgttcagttcagtagctcagtcatgtccgactctttgtgaccccatagactgcagcacgccaggcttccctgtccatcaccaacacctggagtttactcacactcatgtccattgagttggagatgccatccaaccatctcatcctctgtcatctgcttttccgcctgccctcaatctttcccagcatcagggtcttttcaaatgagtcagttctttgcatcagatggccaaagtattggagcttcagcttcagtatcagtccgtccaatgaatattcaggactgatttcctttaggatggactggttggatctccttgcagtccaagggactctcaaaagtctcctccaacaccagggttcaaaagcatcatttctttggtgctcagctgtctttatagtccaactctcaacttttccatgactactggaaaaaccatagctttgactagacagacctgtgttggcaaagtaatgtatctgctttgtaatatgctgtctaggttggtcatagcttttcttccaaggag
This genomic window contains:
- the LOC123465056 gene encoding uncharacterized protein LOC123465056, which translates into the protein MATLPPQAVGGIKEPRGAVSAERLEGGTQRVPPPWPGPLSSSASSPTAQVTGFSGFGDMAPVGPRALFFTPGAQTVLRDPAPPSPCLSFLSAGSWAQSGLTQEASVSRSLGQSVTLTCTGSSNNVGFYGAGWFQHHPGAVPRTVMRGSSRSSGLRARLSGSRSGSTTLLSISGLQAEDEADYYCSSWAHSLSAPAVPRAVGKSDKNLPLADGSLWLTGVQQQWEDWVLCYFFLPTLEGLELGSQHIPFWDLSEGRFHAGLTSTLCQLHGSPENHEVRDCSPGSHPLHLGIIGIHLTTV